In Thermodesulfobacteriota bacterium, the sequence GGTGGAGATGGTAATGCCTGGGGACAATATAAACATGGAGGTTGAGTTGATATCGCCCGTGGCAATGGAGGAGCAGGTAAGGTTTGCAATAAGGGAGGGAGGAAGGACAGTGGGTGCCGGTGTGGTAACAAGCATCATTGAATGAGGGGTATTAGGTCAAGACAAATATGAGCCGCGCTGCGAAGATAAGGATAAAATTAAAATCATTCGATCATAGATTGCTCGATAAATCTGCGATCGAGATTCTAGACACCGCGAAGAGGACTGGAGCTAAAGTAGCTGGACCCGTTCCGCTTCCAACACATATTAGTCGT encodes:
- the tuf gene encoding elongation factor Tu (EF-Tu; promotes GTP-dependent binding of aminoacyl-tRNA to the A-site of ribosomes during protein biosynthesis; when the tRNA anticodon matches the mRNA codon, GTP hydrolysis results; the inactive EF-Tu-GDP leaves the ribosome and release of GDP is promoted by elongation factor Ts; many prokaryotes have two copies of the gene encoding EF-Tu); translation: VEMVMPGDNINMEVELISPVAMEEQVRFAIREGGRTVGAGVVTSIIE